A region from the Cryptosporangium arvum DSM 44712 genome encodes:
- a CDS encoding acyl-CoA dehydrogenase family protein has protein sequence MRSELDDDQKALADAVTRLVRRRSEVVDLRAAVASPLGYDTTLWTTLCEQIGAAALAIPEDDGGAGFTLVETFVVLERLGAELTPSPLLGSGVLAAQAILAAAGPEDRARLLPGLAEGRTTGALAWADTRGRWRTDGSDVRAERTDDGWRLSGTSPLVLDGTDADVLLVVATTPDGVGLFEAGSGVRRDPTPALDPTLRFATVHVDGAPATPLATDAGPALSRLRDVAAVAITALQVGAAQTALDRTVEHLTTRVQFGRPLGSFQALKHRVADLYVQVETARSMFLAAARAAAHDPDDLPYRAACAKAWCSDAFSAVTAEMVQLHGGIAITWEHDAHLYFKRAHATAQLFGSAREHRRRLLEYV, from the coding sequence ATGCGCTCCGAACTCGACGACGATCAAAAGGCGCTCGCCGACGCGGTGACCCGCCTGGTCCGGCGCCGGTCCGAGGTCGTCGACCTGCGCGCGGCCGTCGCGTCCCCGCTCGGCTACGACACGACCTTGTGGACGACGCTCTGCGAGCAGATCGGTGCCGCCGCGCTGGCGATCCCCGAGGACGACGGTGGGGCCGGTTTCACGCTGGTGGAGACGTTCGTGGTGCTCGAAAGGCTCGGCGCAGAGCTGACGCCGTCGCCGCTGTTGGGCTCGGGCGTGCTCGCGGCACAGGCGATCCTCGCCGCCGCCGGCCCCGAGGATCGCGCCCGTCTCCTCCCCGGTCTCGCCGAGGGGCGCACCACCGGCGCGCTCGCCTGGGCCGACACCCGCGGCCGGTGGCGGACCGACGGCAGCGACGTACGGGCCGAGCGGACCGACGACGGCTGGCGCCTCTCCGGCACCTCCCCGCTCGTGCTCGACGGCACCGACGCGGACGTGCTCCTCGTGGTCGCGACGACCCCGGACGGCGTCGGCCTCTTCGAAGCCGGAAGCGGCGTCCGGCGCGATCCGACACCCGCCCTGGATCCGACCCTCCGATTCGCGACCGTCCACGTCGACGGCGCACCCGCGACCCCACTCGCCACCGACGCCGGGCCCGCGCTGTCCCGGCTGCGCGACGTCGCGGCGGTCGCGATCACCGCCCTGCAGGTGGGCGCGGCCCAGACCGCCCTCGACCGCACCGTCGAACACTTGACGACGCGGGTCCAGTTCGGCCGGCCGCTGGGGTCGTTCCAAGCGCTCAAGCATCGGGTCGCGGACCTGTACGTCCAGGTCGAGACCGCCCGCTCGATGTTCCTCGCCGCCGCACGGGCCGCCGCGCACGACCCGGACGACCTGCCCTACCGGGCCGCGTGCGCGAAGGCATGGTGCTCCGACGCGTTCAGCGCGGTGACCGCCGAGATGGTTCAGCTGCACGGCGGCATCGCGATCACCTGGGAGCACGACGCCCACCTGTACTTCAAACGCGCGCACGCCACCGCTCAGCTGTTCGGCTCCGCGCGCGAACACCGTCGACGGCTGCTGGAGTACGTGTGA
- a CDS encoding TetR/AcrR family transcriptional regulator has translation MFSICDRRLIEYTWFMGTDPDASVDPRVARTHRDVVRTAADLLMSGGWDTVTHAEVARRAGYSKATLYAHWPTRLDLIRDAVTQICDEARHPEPGGDLRTDLVTGLTDFAQDLTGRLARVLGGVIERSGTDPVVEELRRLLYDTGTRMLRTVLETHLDARDVDPVLALLAGGIFVRIAFEGLVATPELIEDLVVRALASVQLPAGSDGQAS, from the coding sequence TTGTTCAGTATATGCGATCGCAGGTTGATTGAATACACTTGGTTCATGGGCACGGACCCGGACGCCTCAGTCGATCCCCGCGTCGCGCGAACGCACCGCGACGTGGTCCGCACGGCTGCGGACCTGCTGATGTCGGGCGGGTGGGACACGGTCACCCATGCGGAGGTGGCCCGGCGCGCCGGCTACTCGAAGGCGACGCTGTACGCGCACTGGCCGACGCGTCTCGACCTGATCCGGGACGCCGTGACACAGATCTGCGACGAGGCTCGGCACCCCGAGCCCGGCGGCGACCTCCGAACCGACCTCGTCACGGGGTTGACCGACTTCGCCCAGGATCTGACCGGACGCCTCGCCCGCGTCCTCGGTGGTGTCATCGAGCGTTCGGGAACCGATCCGGTCGTCGAAGAGCTGCGTCGTTTGCTCTACGACACGGGCACACGAATGCTTCGGACGGTTCTGGAAACCCACCTCGACGCCCGGGACGTCGACCCGGTTCTGGCTCTCCTCGCCGGCGGGATCTTCGTGCGCATCGCCTTCGAAGGACTGGTCGCGACCCCGGAACTCATCGAGGACCTCGTGGTTCGCGCACTCGCATCCGTTCAGCTCCCGGCCGGTTCTGACGGGCAGGCATCCTGA
- a CDS encoding acyl-CoA dehydrogenase family protein codes for MGLTRSSEDAFPEERAFREEVRTWLADNLTGEFAALRGLGGSGREHEAYDERIGWNRHLATHGWTCLGWPTEYGGRGLSLLQQVVFHEEYARADAPARVNHLGEELLGPTLIALGSEAQKARFLPRIVDVTELWCQGYSEPEAGSDLSNVRTRARRDGEEWVIDGQKIWTSLAHHADWCFAVVRTEPGSRRHAGLSYLLVPLDQPGVEIRPIQQLTGTSEFNEVFFSGARTRADLVVGEPGDGWRVAMATLGFERGVSTIGQQVGFARELAVIVAEARANGSFDDPLIADRIARAKLGLEVLRTHALRTLSGDPGPGAGPVQKLLWARWHRDLGELAMGVRGAAGLTVGPPYDLDDAQTLYLFSRADTLYGGSDEVQRTILAERVLGLPKEPRP; via the coding sequence GTGGGACTGACTCGCTCGTCCGAGGACGCCTTCCCGGAGGAGAGAGCATTCCGCGAAGAGGTCCGGACCTGGCTCGCCGACAACCTGACCGGTGAGTTCGCCGCGCTGCGCGGGCTCGGCGGATCCGGGCGGGAGCACGAGGCCTACGACGAGCGGATCGGGTGGAACCGGCATCTCGCCACGCACGGCTGGACGTGCCTGGGGTGGCCGACGGAGTACGGCGGCCGGGGGCTGAGCCTGCTCCAGCAGGTGGTCTTCCACGAGGAGTACGCCCGGGCCGACGCGCCCGCACGCGTCAATCACCTCGGTGAGGAACTGCTCGGCCCGACGCTGATCGCGCTGGGCAGCGAGGCCCAGAAGGCACGCTTCCTGCCCCGGATCGTCGACGTGACCGAGCTGTGGTGCCAGGGTTACTCCGAGCCCGAGGCCGGGTCCGACCTGTCGAACGTCCGCACGCGGGCGCGTCGGGACGGCGAGGAGTGGGTGATCGACGGGCAGAAGATCTGGACGTCGCTGGCCCACCACGCCGACTGGTGTTTCGCGGTGGTTCGTACCGAGCCGGGCTCGCGTCGGCACGCCGGGCTGTCCTACCTGCTGGTCCCGCTGGATCAGCCGGGCGTCGAGATCCGGCCGATCCAACAGCTGACCGGCACGTCGGAGTTCAACGAGGTGTTCTTCTCCGGGGCGCGCACGCGTGCCGACCTCGTCGTGGGTGAGCCCGGCGACGGGTGGCGGGTCGCGATGGCCACGCTCGGCTTCGAGCGCGGTGTCTCGACGATCGGACAGCAGGTCGGCTTCGCGCGCGAGCTGGCGGTGATCGTCGCCGAGGCCCGGGCCAACGGCTCGTTCGACGATCCGTTGATCGCCGACCGGATCGCCCGCGCCAAACTGGGCCTCGAGGTGCTGCGTACGCACGCGTTGCGGACGTTGTCCGGCGATCCGGGACCCGGTGCGGGCCCGGTGCAGAAGCTGCTCTGGGCCCGCTGGCACCGGGACCTCGGCGAGCTGGCGATGGGCGTGCGTGGCGCCGCCGGGCTCACCGTCGGGCCGCCGTACGACCTCGACGACGCCCAGACGCTCTATTTGTTCTCCCGCGCCGACACGCTCTACGGCGGTTCGGACGAGGTGCAGCGCACCATCCTCGCCGAGCGGGTGCTCGGCCTACCGAAGGAGCCCCGCCCGTGA
- a CDS encoding SDR family oxidoreductase: protein MIPQYVPGHSLLADRTVVVTAAAGAGIGAAVARKCLEEDARAVVLGDVHKRRLDEAVETLRAEFGASRVDAVLCDVTNEEDVTTLLDAAEPFGGVDVLVNNAGLGGTASILEMTDEQWSRVLDITLTGTMRCTRAVGRRLVAAGRAGVIVNNASVVGWRAQAGQAHYAAAKAGVMALTRCSAIDLAPHGIRVNAVSPSLAMHPFLAKVTTDEALAELTAREAFGRAAEPWEVANVIVFLASAYSSYLTGEVVSVSSQHP, encoded by the coding sequence GTGATTCCTCAGTACGTGCCGGGTCACTCGCTGCTGGCCGACCGCACGGTGGTGGTGACCGCCGCGGCCGGCGCCGGTATCGGGGCAGCGGTCGCCCGCAAGTGCTTGGAGGAGGACGCGCGCGCGGTGGTGCTCGGCGACGTCCACAAGCGCCGGCTCGACGAGGCGGTCGAGACGCTCCGGGCCGAGTTCGGCGCTTCCCGGGTGGACGCGGTCCTCTGCGACGTCACGAACGAGGAGGACGTGACGACGCTCCTGGACGCCGCGGAGCCGTTCGGCGGCGTCGACGTGCTGGTCAACAACGCCGGGCTCGGTGGCACCGCGTCGATCCTCGAAATGACCGACGAACAGTGGTCCAGGGTGCTGGACATCACGCTCACCGGCACCATGCGCTGCACCCGGGCGGTCGGCCGCCGGCTGGTGGCCGCCGGACGCGCGGGCGTGATCGTCAACAACGCGTCGGTCGTCGGCTGGCGGGCCCAGGCCGGGCAGGCGCACTACGCCGCCGCGAAGGCGGGGGTGATGGCGTTGACCCGGTGCTCGGCGATCGATCTGGCTCCGCACGGCATCCGCGTCAACGCCGTTTCGCCGAGCCTGGCGATGCACCCGTTCCTCGCCAAGGTCACCACCGACGAAGCACTCGCCGAGCTCACCGCCCGGGAGGCGTTCGGGCGGGCCGCGGAGCCGTGGGAGGTCGCCAACGTGATCGTGTTCCTCGCCAGTGCCTACTCGTCGTACCTGACCGGCGAGGTCGTCTCCGTCAGCAGCCAGCACCCCTGA
- a CDS encoding VOC family protein, translated as MSAIHHVGLTVSDLERSTDFYADLLGGDRLGPFERSVRALSEPIVASAPLAGHRCVYVLDPDRIRVELVEPPHESAADPSANE; from the coding sequence GTGAGCGCGATCCATCACGTCGGACTCACCGTGAGCGACCTGGAGCGCTCGACCGACTTCTACGCCGACCTCCTCGGCGGCGACCGGCTCGGGCCGTTCGAACGCAGCGTGCGGGCGCTCTCCGAACCGATCGTGGCGAGTGCTCCGCTGGCCGGGCACCGCTGCGTCTACGTCCTCGACCCGGACCGGATCCGCGTCGAGCTGGTCGAGCCGCCGCACGAGTCGGCGGCCGACCCCTCAGCGAACGAGTAG
- a CDS encoding enoyl-CoA hydratase family protein: MTLSIQLVDGTIGVVTMDYPPVNAVPVAGWSAIADAMRSLGDDPTVHVVVLRAEGRGFNAGVDIKEMQRTTGFDALIGANKGCYAAFKAIYECPVPVIASVHGFCLGGGVGLVGTCDTLVASEDAYFGVPEVDRGALGAATHLSRLVPQQLMRTMYFTGRTIPAAELQRHGSVLDVVPRDKLQDATLEVAREIAAKDTRVIRAAKEALNGIEPVDVNRSYRFEQGFTFELNLAGVADEHRDAFVRDGKP; the protein is encoded by the coding sequence ATGACTCTTTCGATCCAGCTCGTGGACGGCACGATCGGCGTCGTCACGATGGACTATCCGCCGGTCAACGCAGTGCCCGTCGCCGGCTGGTCCGCTATCGCCGACGCCATGCGATCACTCGGGGACGACCCCACCGTGCACGTGGTCGTGCTCCGGGCCGAGGGGCGCGGGTTCAACGCCGGCGTCGACATCAAAGAAATGCAGCGTACGACCGGCTTCGACGCGCTGATCGGCGCGAACAAAGGGTGTTACGCCGCGTTCAAGGCGATCTACGAATGCCCGGTGCCGGTCATCGCGTCCGTGCACGGTTTCTGCCTCGGCGGCGGCGTCGGCCTGGTCGGCACCTGCGACACGCTGGTCGCGAGCGAGGACGCGTACTTCGGCGTGCCCGAGGTCGACCGGGGCGCACTCGGAGCCGCGACGCACCTCTCCCGGCTGGTACCGCAGCAGCTCATGCGCACGATGTATTTCACCGGCCGCACGATCCCCGCGGCCGAACTGCAGCGCCACGGGTCGGTGCTCGACGTCGTACCGCGGGACAAGCTGCAGGACGCGACGCTCGAGGTGGCGCGGGAGATCGCGGCCAAGGACACCCGGGTGATCCGCGCCGCGAAGGAAGCGCTCAACGGCATCGAGCCGGTGGACGTCAACCGCAGCTACCGGTTCGAGCAGGGCTTCACGTTCGAGCTCAACCTCGCCGGGGTCGCCGACGAGCACCGCGACGCGTTCGTGCGCGACGGCAAACCGTGA
- a CDS encoding CoA transferase subunit A, which yields MGDKTLALADVAGHVESGMTIGIGGWGSRRKPMALVRQLLRSDVTDLTVVSFGGPDVGLLCAAGKVRRVVYGFVSLDSIPLDPHFRAAREQHGLPVTEYDEGMFVAALRAGASRLSFLPTRAGLESDVMRRNPELRTVASPYDDEVYVAVPGIRLDVALIHLNRGDAAGNGQYLGPDPYFDDVLAMAADRTILSVEKIVSTADLTATAPPQSLLVSRLFTRAVVEAPNGAHFTSCVPDYDRDEAFQRHYVASAGDPDAWRAFAAAYLAGDEDQYQAAVRNHALEGAPA from the coding sequence ATGGGCGACAAGACCCTGGCGCTGGCCGACGTGGCGGGCCACGTCGAGTCGGGCATGACGATCGGCATCGGCGGCTGGGGCTCCCGGCGCAAACCGATGGCCCTCGTGCGGCAGTTGCTGCGCAGCGACGTCACGGACCTGACCGTGGTCAGCTTCGGCGGTCCGGACGTCGGGCTGCTCTGCGCCGCCGGGAAGGTGCGCCGGGTCGTCTACGGGTTCGTCTCGCTGGACAGCATCCCGCTCGACCCGCACTTCCGGGCCGCGCGGGAGCAGCACGGCCTGCCGGTCACCGAGTACGACGAGGGCATGTTCGTCGCCGCGCTGCGGGCCGGGGCGAGCCGCTTGTCGTTCCTGCCGACCCGGGCCGGGTTGGAGAGCGACGTCATGCGCCGCAACCCCGAACTACGCACGGTCGCGTCCCCGTACGACGACGAGGTGTACGTGGCGGTGCCGGGCATCCGGCTCGACGTCGCACTGATCCACCTCAACCGCGGCGACGCCGCCGGCAACGGCCAGTACCTGGGCCCCGACCCGTACTTCGACGACGTGCTCGCGATGGCCGCCGACCGGACCATCCTCTCGGTGGAGAAGATCGTGTCGACGGCCGATCTGACGGCCACCGCCCCGCCGCAGTCGCTGCTGGTCAGCCGCCTGTTCACCCGTGCGGTCGTGGAAGCGCCGAACGGCGCCCACTTCACCTCGTGCGTCCCGGACTACGACCGCGACGAGGCGTTCCAGCGGCACTACGTCGCGAGCGCCGGTGATCCCGACGCCTGGCGGGCGTTCGCGGCCGCCTACCTCGCCGGTGACGAAGACCAGTACCAGGCCGCCGTGCGCAACCA
- a CDS encoding SDR family oxidoreductase, whose translation MTGILEGRVAIVTGAGRGLGRAHALELARQGAAVVVNDLGTSGSGEGASRTPAEQVAAAIRAAGGEAVTNGADVADFAAAEALVAQAVETFGGLDVLVNNAGFVRDRMLVNTSEEEWDAVVRVHLKGHFAMLRHAAAYWRREAKAGRPRAARVINTSSGAGLQGSVGQGTYSAAKAGIAGLTLVAAEELAPYGVTVNAIAPSARTRMTDGPFATKMAKPADGFDAMDPANVSPVVAWLASAEAGDVTGRVIEIEGGQICVEDAWRHGPAHDLGARWDAADVGPALRELLGRAAAPEPVYGARPAPAAQPDGARA comes from the coding sequence ATGACCGGCATCCTCGAAGGCCGCGTTGCCATCGTCACCGGCGCGGGCCGCGGGCTGGGTCGCGCGCACGCGTTGGAGCTCGCCCGGCAGGGGGCCGCGGTGGTGGTCAACGACCTCGGCACGTCAGGTTCGGGCGAGGGGGCGTCGAGGACGCCGGCCGAGCAGGTCGCGGCGGCGATCAGGGCCGCCGGGGGCGAGGCGGTGACGAACGGCGCCGACGTCGCCGATTTCGCGGCCGCGGAGGCGTTGGTCGCGCAGGCCGTCGAGACGTTCGGCGGGCTGGACGTCCTGGTCAACAACGCCGGCTTCGTCCGGGACCGGATGCTCGTCAACACGTCCGAAGAGGAGTGGGACGCGGTGGTCCGCGTCCACCTCAAAGGACATTTCGCGATGCTGCGGCACGCGGCGGCGTACTGGCGACGCGAGGCGAAGGCCGGGCGGCCCCGGGCGGCCCGGGTGATCAACACGTCCTCCGGCGCGGGCCTGCAGGGCAGCGTGGGCCAGGGCACGTACTCGGCGGCCAAGGCGGGCATCGCCGGGCTCACGCTGGTCGCGGCCGAAGAGCTCGCGCCGTACGGGGTCACGGTCAACGCGATCGCCCCGTCCGCGCGGACCCGGATGACCGACGGGCCGTTCGCGACGAAGATGGCCAAGCCCGCCGACGGTTTCGACGCGATGGACCCGGCGAACGTGTCCCCGGTCGTCGCGTGGCTCGCGAGCGCCGAAGCCGGTGACGTCACCGGACGCGTGATCGAGATCGAAGGCGGGCAGATCTGCGTCGAGGACGCCTGGCGGCACGGGCCGGCCCACGATCTGGGTGCCCGCTGGGACGCCGCTGACGTCGGCCCGGCCCTGCGGGAGCTGCTGGGCCGCGCCGCCGCTCCCGAGCCGGTCTACGGCGCCCGCCCGGCCCCGGCGGCTCAGCCCGACGGGGCGCGGGCGTGA
- a CDS encoding NAD(P)H-dependent flavin oxidoreductase — protein MTATRFSTPLTELTGVEHPIVQTGMGWVAGPRLVSATAEAGALGLLASATMSIDQLEKAILEVQERTDRPFGVNLRADASDAGARVDLLIRYGVKVASFALAPKPELIARLKEHDVVVMPSVGAAKHARKVASWGADLVLVQGGEGGGHTGPVPTTLLLPSVLDAVDIPVIAAGGFFDGRGLAAALSYGAAGIGMGTRFLLTSDSAVPDAIKQKYLEFGLTGTVVTTKADGMPHRLLRTPFIEALESGNRVRRAASTVRRALAYKRMSGASWRSLVSDGWSMTRGSDRSWTQTMQAANTPMLLKAGLVDGDTSAGMLASGQAVGVIDDLPSCEELVARIVADAVTHLTAAHAALVPPTPAGAEPGAEPGPPPKR, from the coding sequence GTGACCGCCACCCGTTTCTCGACGCCGCTCACCGAGCTGACCGGGGTCGAGCACCCGATCGTCCAGACCGGAATGGGGTGGGTCGCCGGGCCGCGGCTGGTCTCGGCCACGGCCGAGGCCGGCGCCCTCGGCCTGCTCGCCTCGGCGACGATGAGCATCGATCAGCTGGAGAAGGCGATCCTGGAGGTTCAGGAGCGCACCGACCGCCCGTTCGGCGTCAACCTCCGCGCGGACGCGAGCGACGCCGGCGCCCGGGTGGACCTGCTCATCCGGTACGGCGTCAAGGTGGCGTCGTTCGCGCTCGCACCCAAACCCGAGCTCATCGCGAGGCTGAAGGAGCACGACGTCGTCGTCATGCCGTCAGTCGGTGCGGCCAAGCACGCCCGCAAGGTCGCCTCCTGGGGCGCGGACCTCGTGCTGGTGCAGGGCGGTGAGGGCGGCGGCCACACCGGCCCGGTCCCCACGACGCTGCTCCTGCCCTCGGTGCTCGACGCGGTCGACATCCCGGTCATCGCGGCGGGCGGGTTCTTCGACGGGCGCGGGCTGGCCGCCGCACTCTCCTACGGCGCCGCCGGCATCGGTATGGGCACCCGCTTCCTGCTCACCAGCGACAGCGCGGTACCGGACGCGATCAAACAGAAGTACCTGGAGTTCGGCCTCACCGGCACGGTCGTGACCACGAAGGCCGACGGCATGCCGCACCGCCTGCTGCGCACGCCGTTCATCGAGGCCCTGGAGTCCGGGAACCGCGTGCGCCGGGCCGCGTCCACGGTCCGTCGCGCGCTGGCCTACAAGCGGATGAGCGGCGCGTCCTGGCGCTCGCTGGTCTCCGACGGCTGGTCGATGACGCGCGGCAGCGACCGGTCGTGGACGCAGACGATGCAGGCCGCGAACACCCCGATGCTGCTCAAGGCCGGCCTCGTCGACGGCGACACCTCGGCCGGGATGCTCGCGTCCGGACAGGCCGTCGGCGTGATCGACGACCTCCCCTCGTGCGAGGAGCTCGTGGCCCGGATCGTCGCCGACGCGGTGACCCACCTCACCGCCGCCCACGCGGCCCTCGTCCCGCCCACCCCGGCGGGCGCGGAGCCGGGCGCGGAGCCGGGCCCGCCGCCGAAACGCTGA
- a CDS encoding acyl-CoA dehydrogenase family protein has translation MRFALSEEQRAFGDALDALLTAADVPRVTRRWADGDPAGGLRLWARLAELGVTGLGIPEEHGGLGGTPLDVAVALERLGYHGVPGPWIETVALAPALLADADPTVLPELAKGTARITCAAPPWAPYALDTDTATHVYLLTDETLARARAGDPLRSVDPARRLSALTPVENLGRVDGRAVDAVTLGAAAWLVGAGQRLLDDTVTYVGTRRQFGRVVGEYQAVKHALADVLVGLDFARPLVHGAARALAAGHGSAEASGAKVLASDAAHRAARTALQLHGAIGYTREFDLSLWLLRVRALVGAWGTPAFHRARVATALRGA, from the coding sequence ATGAGGTTCGCACTCTCCGAGGAACAACGCGCTTTCGGCGATGCGCTCGATGCGCTGCTCACGGCCGCGGACGTCCCCCGGGTGACCCGCAGGTGGGCCGACGGGGACCCGGCCGGAGGCCTGCGACTCTGGGCGCGCCTGGCCGAGCTCGGCGTCACCGGGCTGGGCATCCCCGAGGAGCACGGCGGTCTCGGCGGCACGCCGCTCGACGTCGCGGTGGCGCTCGAGCGGCTCGGCTACCACGGCGTACCGGGGCCGTGGATCGAGACCGTCGCGCTCGCCCCCGCCCTGCTCGCCGACGCCGACCCGACGGTCCTGCCCGAACTGGCGAAGGGCACCGCCCGCATCACCTGCGCCGCGCCGCCCTGGGCCCCGTACGCACTGGACACCGACACCGCGACCCACGTCTATCTGCTCACCGACGAGACGCTCGCGCGTGCCCGCGCGGGCGACCCGCTGCGGTCGGTCGACCCGGCGCGGCGGCTCTCGGCCCTCACCCCGGTGGAGAACCTCGGCCGGGTCGACGGTCGCGCGGTCGACGCGGTGACGCTGGGCGCAGCCGCGTGGCTGGTCGGCGCCGGCCAGCGGCTGCTCGACGACACGGTCACCTACGTGGGTACTCGTCGCCAGTTCGGCCGGGTCGTCGGCGAGTACCAGGCCGTCAAACACGCGCTCGCGGACGTCCTCGTCGGTCTGGACTTCGCGCGCCCACTCGTGCACGGGGCCGCCCGCGCACTGGCCGCCGGACACGGCTCGGCGGAGGCCTCCGGCGCGAAGGTTCTCGCGTCCGACGCGGCCCACCGCGCCGCCCGAACCGCGCTGCAGTTGCACGGCGCGATCGGCTACACCCGCGAGTTCGACCTGAGCCTCTGGCTACTCCGGGTCCGCGCGCTGGTCGGCGCCTGGGGCACCCCGGCGTTCCACCGGGCCCGGGTCGCGACGGCCCTGCGGGGGGCCTGA
- a CDS encoding MaoC/PaaZ C-terminal domain-containing protein → MSPATAGDWAGRPLGDRTVRWTERDAILYALAVGARPDQLDLVYEKHLRVLPPFALTLAQWAPDALGSAGAFDVGTTLHGAQRLTVLEPLPPAGELTLAARVGDVWDKGSAAIFDVVVESRCFVATWTLFAPGRGGFGGERGPGRPAPPDTPPTSTAAVSIAPNVAVLYRLLGDTHAIHVDPEAAAGIGQPRPILHGLATLAIASVALAEEVGAHPADLSELSGRFAAPVFPGETVTVRGYAGGAFDVLSERGAAVDGGTVRFA, encoded by the coding sequence GTGAGCCCGGCGACGGCCGGGGACTGGGCCGGCCGCCCGCTCGGCGACCGCACCGTGCGCTGGACCGAGCGGGACGCGATCCTCTACGCGCTGGCGGTCGGCGCCCGCCCGGATCAGCTCGACCTGGTCTACGAGAAGCACCTGAGGGTCCTGCCGCCGTTCGCGCTCACGCTCGCCCAGTGGGCACCCGATGCGCTCGGCTCCGCCGGTGCGTTCGACGTCGGCACCACCCTGCACGGCGCCCAGCGGCTCACCGTCCTCGAGCCCCTGCCGCCGGCCGGGGAACTGACGCTCGCCGCGCGAGTCGGCGACGTCTGGGACAAAGGCAGCGCGGCGATCTTCGACGTCGTCGTCGAGAGCCGCTGTTTCGTCGCCACCTGGACCCTGTTCGCCCCGGGCCGCGGCGGCTTCGGCGGCGAGCGCGGGCCCGGCCGTCCCGCGCCGCCGGACACCCCGCCGACCAGCACCGCCGCGGTGTCGATCGCACCGAACGTCGCGGTGCTCTACCGGCTGCTCGGCGACACGCACGCCATCCACGTCGATCCGGAGGCAGCAGCCGGTATCGGCCAGCCGCGCCCGATCCTGCACGGCCTGGCCACGCTGGCGATCGCGTCCGTCGCCCTGGCCGAGGAGGTGGGCGCCCACCCCGCCGACCTGAGCGAACTCTCCGGCCGCTTCGCCGCGCCGGTGTTTCCCGGCGAGACCGTGACCGTCCGCGGTTACGCCGGGGGAGCGTTCGACGTGCTCTCCGAGCGGGGCGCCGCGGTCGACGGCGGCACGGTCCGCTTCGCCTGA
- a CDS encoding acetyl-CoA C-acetyltransferase, whose translation MPEAYIVEAVRTPVGRRGGSLAGMHSADLGGHALAALMRRSGVDPAAVDDVILGCCDTIGSQAGDVARTAWLVAGLPDHVPGVTIDRQCGSSQQAVHFAAQAVMSGTADLVVAGGVQNMSAIPISSAMVVGQQFGFATPFAESPGWRARYGDQEVSQFRSAEMIAEKWGISRQRMEEFALASHTRALAAIDAGHFAREIEPVGDFTTDEGPRRGTSPEKMAGLAPLRAGGRLTAALASQISDAASAMLIASEAAVRTHGLAPRARVHHLGVLADDPVWMLTGPIPATRRALEKTGMKIDDIDLFEVNEAFASVVLAWAQELGADLDKTNVNGGAIALGHPIGATGTRLMTSLLHELERTGGRYGLQVMCEGGGQANVTILERL comes from the coding sequence GTGCCAGAGGCCTACATCGTCGAGGCGGTCCGCACCCCGGTGGGGAGGCGGGGCGGCTCGCTGGCGGGCATGCACTCCGCCGATCTCGGCGGCCACGCGCTGGCCGCGTTGATGCGCCGCAGTGGCGTCGACCCGGCCGCGGTCGACGACGTCATCCTCGGTTGCTGCGACACGATCGGCTCCCAGGCCGGTGACGTCGCGCGGACCGCGTGGCTGGTCGCCGGGCTACCCGACCACGTCCCCGGGGTGACGATCGACCGGCAGTGCGGTTCGTCGCAGCAGGCGGTGCACTTCGCCGCGCAGGCGGTGATGTCCGGGACCGCGGACCTGGTCGTCGCCGGGGGCGTGCAGAACATGTCCGCGATCCCGATCTCCTCGGCGATGGTCGTCGGGCAGCAGTTCGGGTTCGCGACGCCGTTCGCCGAATCGCCGGGGTGGCGGGCCCGCTACGGCGATCAGGAGGTCTCCCAGTTCCGGTCCGCGGAGATGATCGCGGAGAAGTGGGGGATCTCCCGGCAGCGGATGGAGGAGTTCGCGCTGGCGTCGCACACCCGGGCGCTGGCCGCGATCGACGCCGGGCACTTCGCGCGGGAGATCGAGCCGGTCGGGGACTTCACGACCGACGAGGGGCCGCGCCGGGGGACGTCGCCGGAGAAGATGGCGGGGCTGGCGCCGCTCCGGGCGGGCGGGCGGCTCACCGCGGCGCTCGCGTCCCAGATCAGCGATGCGGCCAGCGCGATGCTGATCGCGTCGGAGGCCGCCGTGAGGACCCACGGGCTCGCGCCCAGGGCGCGGGTGCACCACCTCGGCGTGCTGGCCGACGATCCGGTGTGGATGCTCACCGGCCCGATCCCGGCCACCCGGCGAGCGCTGGAGAAAACCGGGATGAAGATCGACGACATCGACCTGTTCGAGGTGAACGAGGCGTTCGCGTCGGTCGTGCTGGCCTGGGCGCAGGAACTCGGCGCCGATCTGGACAAGACCAACGTCAACGGCGGCGCGATCGCGCTCGGCCATCCGATCGGCGCGACCGGCACCCGGCTGATGACCAGCCTGCTGCACGAGCTCGAGCGCACCGGCGGCCGCTACGGCCTCCAGGTCATGTGCGAGGGCGGCGGCCAGGCCAACGTCACGATCCTCGAGCGGCTCTGA